The DNA region CTCGATTGGTTCTAATGATTTAACTCAGCTGACATTGGGGATAGACAGGGATTCGGCGTTGGTAGCCAGATTGTTTGATGAACGCAGTCCAGCTGTGAAACGAATGGTGAAAATGGTCATAGAAACAGCGAAAAAATGCGATCGCAAAATCGGCATTTGTGGGCAAGCACCCAGCGATTACCCAGAATTTGCCCAGTTTTTGGTTGAACAAGGAATTGACTCGATTAGTCTAAATCCAGATTCGGTTTTAAAGACAATGCTGGAAGTCGCAAAAGTTGAGGATATTAATTTGTAATTTGTAATGAAGCTCGTTCCGACGCTCGATATTTTCAAGTTTCTAACCAGTTATCTAATTTTAAGTTGGGAATATTTTCAAAATCTTTGATATTATTAGTAACCAGAATATCGTCACGAGAACGAGCCACAGCAGCAATTAAGGCATCAAATTCTCCAGTTGGTTTCCCAATTATTCGGAGTTCACTTTGAATCTTGCCAAATTCAATAGCTGCTTCTATTTCAAATTCTTCCACTGGTAGTAGTTCTAGAAACTGTGCTAATATCTCTAGATTCTCGGCTAATTTTCGAGAACAATAAACACCTTTGTATAGCTCTGAAACTACAATGATGGACAGATAGCATTGGCTGAAAAATCGATTGAATTTAGTAACAGCTTGGGGATTTTCATTTAGCAGTGCAATGCAAATGTTGGTATCTAATAAATACATTAGCCATTATCCTGATTATCAAGTGAGTCTATAATTCTGCCTTGATAAGTATGACGCTGTTGGTCAATTTCTGTAAATATTTCTTTTAATTCTGGTTGGTTTTTCCAAGCCCCAAATAATTGATTGAGTCTAGCTAGTCTCTTATCGTCTGTTAATGATGATTGTGGTTCTGCAATTTTATTGGCAATAAATTCTACGTCTATAATGATTTCTGTCCCATCTGGAATATCATTAAGTTGTTCTGAAATCTCAATGTTTTGACCACGTTTTATACCTCTAAGTTTCATGTTTAATTACCTCCTGTAATTATTAGTTGATGGTGATAGTTAACCGCTATTAGTTAATAATTATCAAAATAAACTCATTTGTCCCCCTCCATTTAAGGGTATCTCACTAGCAACTCACAAGTAGCAGACCTAGAACAGGTAATTGGTCAGTACTTTACCTACCTTGCTGTAATGTCCCGCAATTATCCAGATAGGGTTTTGTATATCGCTGTTCATGAGGATATTTTTACTGACATTTTTGAGGAAGAGCCGCTTGGTAAACTTATATTGGAAGACTACAAAATTCCTCTGATCGTTTTTAATCCAAAGCGAGAGGTTATTGTCCGATGGCTAATTTGCAACAATACAGGCAGCTAATTTGCAGCATTCTTACTGAACATACAAAGATTCCTTACTCTTACGGCAATATTCAGCATGAAACTATCTTTGATCGAGAACAGGATCGATATTTGGTAATGATTCTTGGTCGAGAACCAGTACCAGAACTCTCTCCAACTGCAACACGCCGCGTTCACGGCTGTCTGATTCACATTGATATTATTGATGGCAAAATTTGGATTCAACGTGATGGCACTGAAGAGGGGTTAGCAAGGGAATTAGTAAAGGCAGGTATCCCAAAGGATCGGATTGTGTTAGGGTTTCGGTCTGAAGAACTGCGGAAAGATTCAGAATTTGCAATCGCATAGCCAACGGTAGTTAAACTTCTGGATAATTGCCCATAGCATAGCGATCGCTATATTTTGTTTGTGTAATTGTCTACAAAACTTTTGACTGCTTAACCATAAGTATCTTACTATTTTGCAGAATGGCAATTTATTTTAGCCAAAAGCAAGATGACAAATCTTTTGGAAACCGAACGCTTGCTCATTCGCAGTTGGATACCCGAAAGCGATGCCGAACAAGCGTTTGCAATTTACAGTGATCCTGAAGTTACGCACTTTCTTGGTAAATCTTCTCGCGTTACAAGTATTGAGTCACAGCGTCAGCGCTTGATTGAAGGTATCGAGCGAATGCACCAACGCAACAATGGTACTGGAGCTTGGGCAATTGTTGAAAAGGAAAGTACAACAATTGTGGGAACTATCCTTCTTAAACAATTGCCCGACAAAGATGGTTTACCCACTCAAGATTATGAAGTAGGCTGGCACTTAAGGCGAGCTTCTTGGGGTAAAGGGTATGCAACAGAAGCTGGACGGGTTATGCTCAATTACGGATTTAGTGTTTTGAACTTGCCAGTAATTTATGCCGTAGTGAAGCCAGAAAATCATGCTTCAATCCGTGTAACAGAACGATTGGGTATGAAACCAATAGGGCGGACAAACAAGTATTACGGCATTGAACTACTCCTGTTTCAACTAGATGCACCTGAAGAGTGGAGAGAGAACAGGAAAGCAGTTCTTGAGTAGAGGGTAGGGGGGCAAAGAAGTGGAGTTCAAAGACTCATTGGCAAGTATCAAAGACTCATTCACGAGTATTAAACCAATTCGCAATTCGCAATTCGCAATTCGCAATTCGCAATTCGCAATTCGCAATTACGTTTTGTGACGGGGATTTAGACCCCGACACAAAACGTGCTGCCTATCTTGCTGGGGACTTAAACCCCCAAAGTTCGTTAAAGACTCATTCCCTATTCCCCANNNNNNNNNNNNNNNNNNNNNNNNNTGCCCAATGCCCAATGCCCAATGCCCCATGCCCAATGCCCCATGCCCAATGCCCAATGACAAATAACAAATAACAAATGACAAAAAAGTGGTTCCGAATTGGGATGGTGAGTGTATTTCTTCTTTCACTTGCCTTAAGGTTTTGGGGGCTGGAGCGATTCAACACTCTGGTATTTGATGAAGTTTATTTTGCCAAATTTGGTAATAATTATCTTACGCATACGCCATTTTTTAATGCTCATCCGCCGCTAAGTCAATATATGATCGGCATCGGCATTTGGATTGGCAGTCACATTCCTTTTTGGCACGATACGGTAAATGGATTGACAGGATCATTGCGATCGCCTTGGACTTATCGGTGGTTTAATGCTCTTACTGGCTCATTTATCCCTTTAGTTGTAACTGCGATCGCTTATCAATTGAGTTATCGTCGTAGCTTTGCTCTGCTTGCAGGTTTCTTCACAGCTTGTGATGGCATCTTTCTAGTTGAGTCTCGCTATGCTTTAAGTAATATTTATATCGTCATCTTTGGTTTATTAGGGCACTGGTTTTTATTATTAGCATTAGATAATCAAAATCGACGACGTTTTTGGTTAGTTTTTGCTGGCATTGCTTTTGGTGCTTCAGTCGGTACTAAATGGAACGGTTTATGGTTCCTCTCAGGTGTTTATCTCATTTGGATAGCAGCTTGGATAATCCATTTGATACATTCTTTTCTGAACTCCAAACTCTTTTTTGCATCTTCTTCATTGAAAGAGGCAGGAGGCGGGGAGAGTAGAGGAGCAGGGGAAGCAGGGGAGGCAGGGGTTAGTACTTATTCTCCCTCGTCTCAGACACCACTACAAAACCTAACTCAGCTAAATATTTTTCAGATGCTGTTTTATTTAGGAATTATCCCAGCTTTGATTTACAGCATCATCTGGATTCCTCACCTTCAACTAGATAAAACTTATGGATTTATTGCAGTACATCAGCAAATTTTGAAGTTTCATTTACAGCTAGGTGGCAATAATCCTAACGTGCATCCTTATTGTGCTCCCTGGTACAAATGGCCGTTGATGACTCGACCAATGGCATATTATTATCAAACAGCTGAAAGTATTACCGAACCCTTACCTGTGATGGGCCCGCCTTTGCCTGCCGGTGCTGGACAAGTTATTTATGATGTCCATGCAATGGGCAATCCATTTTTGTGGTGGTTTGGTCTTGCTGCTATGTTGTTTTTAGTAGGGATGCTGGTGTCACAACCCATAAGTCTTTGGGTGAAAGAAAAGCGTTTTTCAGTACCTGAAACTCTTAGCGTTGATACTTGGATTGCCTTGTATTTAGTTATAAATTATGCTGCTAACTTATTACCTTGGGTGGAAGTGACAAGGTGCGTTTTTATATATCACTATATGTGTGCGGTGGTGTTTATATTTTTAGCGATCGCTTGGTTTGTCGATCAGTGTCTTCGCAGTTATTATCAACAACTCCGGGCGCTAGGTGTCACCATTACTTTTATCATTCTGGCTGCTTTTATTTTCTGGATGCCGATTTATCTGGGTTTACCCCTCTCACCTCACGATTATAAGCTGCGAATGTGGTTTAACTCTTGGATTTGATTATAGGGGCATTGGGCATGGGGCATTGGGCATGGGGCATTGGGCATGGGGCATTGGGCATTGGATGAATAATAACTCCTAACTCCTAACTCCTAACTTATTTCTAAACTTAATATAGCTACACATATACAGAATTGTTTAATCACATCGTTTTCATATTTCTTATCGCTATGTAACTTTAACGGCTGTTAGACTTTTAAAGC from Nostoc commune NIES-4072 includes:
- a CDS encoding type II toxin-antitoxin system VapC family toxin, encoding MYLLDTNICIALLNENPQAVTKFNRFFSQCYLSIIVVSELYKGVYCSRKLAENLEILAQFLELLPVEEFEIEAAIEFGKIQSELRIIGKPTGEFDALIAAVARSRDDILVTNNIKDFENIPNLKLDNWLET
- a CDS encoding XisI protein, whose translation is MANLQQYRQLICSILTEHTKIPYSYGNIQHETIFDREQDRYLVMILGREPVPELSPTATRRVHGCLIHIDIIDGKIWIQRDGTEEGLARELVKAGIPKDRIVLGFRSEELRKDSEFAIA
- a CDS encoding GNAT family N-acetyltransferase, yielding MTNLLETERLLIRSWIPESDAEQAFAIYSDPEVTHFLGKSSRVTSIESQRQRLIEGIERMHQRNNGTGAWAIVEKESTTIVGTILLKQLPDKDGLPTQDYEVGWHLRRASWGKGYATEAGRVMLNYGFSVLNLPVIYAVVKPENHASIRVTERLGMKPIGRTNKYYGIELLLFQLDAPEEWRENRKAVLE
- a CDS encoding dolichyl-phosphate-mannose--protein mannosyltransferase, with amino-acid sequence MTKKWFRIGMVSVFLLSLALRFWGLERFNTLVFDEVYFAKFGNNYLTHTPFFNAHPPLSQYMIGIGIWIGSHIPFWHDTVNGLTGSLRSPWTYRWFNALTGSFIPLVVTAIAYQLSYRRSFALLAGFFTACDGIFLVESRYALSNIYIVIFGLLGHWFLLLALDNQNRRRFWLVFAGIAFGASVGTKWNGLWFLSGVYLIWIAAWIIHLIHSFLNSKLFFASSSLKEAGGGESRGAGEAGEAGVSTYSPSSQTPLQNLTQLNIFQMLFYLGIIPALIYSIIWIPHLQLDKTYGFIAVHQQILKFHLQLGGNNPNVHPYCAPWYKWPLMTRPMAYYYQTAESITEPLPVMGPPLPAGAGQVIYDVHAMGNPFLWWFGLAAMLFLVGMLVSQPISLWVKEKRFSVPETLSVDTWIALYLVINYAANLLPWVEVTRCVFIYHYMCAVVFIFLAIAWFVDQCLRSYYQQLRALGVTITFIILAAFIFWMPIYLGLPLSPHDYKLRMWFNSWI